The Tepidibacter aestuarii genome contains a region encoding:
- the coaE gene encoding dephospho-CoA kinase (Dephospho-CoA kinase (CoaE) performs the final step in coenzyme A biosynthesis.) yields the protein MIVIGLTGSIGSGKSTVSNILKKKNINIIDADKISRKIFDDKKALDEVVKCFGSEILNSDKILDRKKLGSIVFSDEVKLKKLNSITHPIITNKIKVSIDKFKEQGKKIVVLDAPLLIEANLLDLVDMVLLVICNENIQIERIVKRDNINKEDAILRIRSQMRVEDKKKYADYIIDNSYNQDKLELDVEKFCDYVEETCFD from the coding sequence ATGATAGTAATAGGTCTTACAGGATCAATAGGAAGTGGGAAAAGCACAGTTTCTAATATTTTAAAGAAAAAAAATATAAACATAATAGATGCAGATAAAATTTCAAGAAAAATATTTGATGATAAGAAAGCTCTTGATGAGGTTGTCAAATGTTTTGGAAGTGAAATACTTAATTCTGATAAGATTTTAGATAGAAAAAAATTAGGAAGTATTGTTTTCTCCGATGAAGTTAAGCTTAAAAAACTAAATTCTATAACACATCCTATAATTACAAATAAGATAAAAGTCAGTATAGATAAATTTAAGGAACAAGGCAAAAAGATTGTAGTATTAGATGCACCTCTTTTAATAGAGGCTAATTTATTAGATCTAGTCGATATGGTACTTCTTGTTATTTGTAATGAAAATATACAGATTGAAAGAATCGTAAAAAGAGACAATATAAATAAAGAAGATGCGATATTAAGAATTAGATCTCAGATGAGGGTAGAAGATAAGAAGAAGTATGCTGATTATATAATAGATAATTCTTATAATCAGGATAAGCTTGAGTTAGATGTAGAAAAATTTTGTGACTATGTGGAGGAAACGTGTTTTGATTAA
- the polA gene encoding DNA polymerase I gives MNKRLVIIDGNSLMNRAFYALPDLMNKEGLHTNAIYGFTTMLFKIIDEYEPTHMSVAFDLKAPTFRHKQYENYKAGRKKMPDELRVQVEPLKELLDAFKIHRLEMEGFEADDIIGTVSKIAEEDGFEVIVVTGDKDAIQLASNKTKILITKKGITELEIYDYDEVLKRYELTPNQFIDLKGLMGDKSDNIPGVPGIGEKTGIKLLKEFETIENLVQNTDKLKGSVKKKMEENIDTALMSKRLATIVRDMPIDMNVDELKLENYDEQKIIKLFNLYGFNSLIKKISMDKEVQDDTNIESILVSDENIDTIIDEINDKKHMFLKSVTKQGNILDKNIIYMFISFDGSKIYYINEEKFILRLKGVLESEDIQKYGYKLKEEYIALRSYDIDIKNMNFDIVIGEYLIDATSSNYLHDNLAAKYMGKKVKSEEELLGKGKKAKKFEELEEEVLIGYFNSLIEVVVGIKNEMEKTIDEYEMHELFYDIEMPLVEVLGYMEHEGFKVDIEKLEQLKEEYGGIIQNLEKTIYDMAGEEFNINSPKQLGVILFEKLELPIIKKTKTGYSTNAEVLEKLRSEHEIIDKISEYRQIVKLQSTYVDGLLNIINQKSKRIHSSFNQTITTTGRISSTEPNLQNIPVRLEMGRNLRKVFIPTEGYSLVDADYSQIELRVLAHISDDENLIHAFESGEDIHTSTAAKVFGVDIKDVDSEMRSAAKAVNFGIVYGISDFGLSKNLNIPAKKAKEYIDNYFDKYPNIKKYMDDIVEKAKVDGYVSTILNRRRYIPEINSKNFIVRNLGKRLAMNTPIQGSAADVIKIAMVNVYKKLKEENLKSKLILQVHDELIIEAYEEEIDKVEKILKNEMENAVNMKVRLNVDLNTGKSWYETK, from the coding sequence TTGAATAAAAGACTTGTTATAATAGATGGAAACTCTTTGATGAATAGAGCATTTTATGCTCTACCAGATCTTATGAATAAAGAAGGATTACATACTAATGCAATATATGGATTTACTACTATGTTGTTTAAGATAATAGACGAATATGAACCAACTCATATGAGTGTTGCATTTGACCTTAAAGCACCTACGTTTAGACATAAGCAGTATGAAAATTATAAGGCTGGAAGAAAAAAGATGCCTGATGAATTAAGAGTTCAGGTTGAGCCGTTAAAAGAACTTTTAGATGCATTTAAGATACATAGGCTTGAAATGGAAGGCTTTGAAGCTGATGATATAATTGGAACAGTATCTAAAATTGCTGAAGAAGATGGTTTTGAGGTGATTGTAGTTACTGGAGATAAGGATGCTATACAACTTGCATCTAATAAGACTAAGATACTTATAACTAAAAAAGGGATAACAGAACTTGAAATCTATGACTATGATGAAGTTCTAAAAAGATATGAGCTAACTCCAAATCAGTTTATAGACCTTAAAGGACTTATGGGAGATAAGTCTGATAATATACCAGGAGTACCTGGAATAGGAGAAAAAACTGGTATTAAGCTTTTAAAAGAGTTTGAAACTATTGAAAATTTAGTTCAAAATACAGACAAGCTAAAGGGAAGCGTAAAAAAGAAAATGGAGGAAAATATAGACACAGCCCTTATGAGTAAACGCCTTGCTACAATAGTAAGAGATATGCCTATTGATATGAATGTGGATGAATTAAAGCTTGAAAATTATGATGAACAAAAGATAATAAAGCTTTTTAACTTATACGGATTTAACAGTTTAATTAAAAAAATAAGTATGGACAAAGAGGTTCAGGATGATACCAATATAGAGTCTATATTAGTAAGTGACGAAAATATAGATACTATTATAGATGAAATAAATGATAAAAAACACATGTTTTTGAAATCGGTTACAAAACAAGGAAATATACTAGATAAAAACATTATATATATGTTCATAAGTTTTGATGGAAGTAAAATATATTATATAAACGAGGAAAAATTCATATTAAGATTAAAAGGTGTATTAGAATCAGAAGATATACAAAAATACGGTTATAAATTGAAAGAAGAGTATATAGCTTTAAGAAGTTACGATATAGATATTAAAAATATGAATTTTGATATTGTAATAGGAGAATACTTAATAGATGCTACAAGTTCTAATTACTTACATGACAACTTGGCAGCAAAGTATATGGGTAAGAAGGTAAAAAGTGAAGAAGAGCTCTTAGGCAAGGGTAAGAAAGCAAAGAAATTTGAAGAATTAGAAGAAGAAGTTTTAATTGGATACTTTAATAGTTTAATTGAGGTTGTTGTAGGGATAAAAAATGAAATGGAGAAAACTATAGATGAGTATGAAATGCATGAACTTTTTTATGATATAGAAATGCCACTTGTTGAAGTTTTAGGATATATGGAGCATGAAGGATTCAAGGTTGATATTGAAAAATTAGAACAGCTTAAGGAAGAATACGGGGGTATTATTCAAAACTTAGAGAAAACTATATACGATATGGCCGGAGAAGAATTTAATATAAATTCACCTAAGCAGTTAGGGGTTATACTATTTGAAAAATTAGAACTTCCTATAATCAAAAAGACTAAAACTGGATATTCAACTAACGCTGAGGTCCTGGAAAAATTAAGATCTGAACATGAAATAATAGATAAGATATCTGAATATAGACAGATTGTTAAGTTACAATCTACTTATGTAGATGGTCTTTTAAATATAATAAATCAAAAGAGTAAGAGGATTCATTCATCTTTTAATCAAACTATAACTACTACAGGAAGAATATCATCTACTGAGCCTAATCTTCAAAATATTCCTGTAAGACTTGAAATGGGAAGAAATTTAAGAAAGGTATTCATACCAACTGAAGGGTATAGTCTTGTTGATGCAGATTACTCTCAAATAGAGCTTAGAGTTCTTGCGCACATAAGTGATGATGAGAACTTGATACATGCATTTGAAAGTGGAGAAGATATTCATACAAGCACTGCGGCAAAGGTATTTGGTGTTGATATAAAAGATGTTGATAGTGAAATGAGAAGTGCTGCAAAGGCTGTTAACTTCGGTATAGTATATGGAATTAGTGATTTTGGATTATCTAAAAATTTAAATATACCTGCTAAAAAAGCTAAAGAGTATATAGATAATTATTTTGATAAATATCCTAATATAAAAAAATATATGGATGATATAGTAGAAAAGGCTAAAGTTGATGGATATGTAAGTACTATTCTTAACAGAAGAAGATATATTCCAGAGATAAATTCTAAGAATTTTATAGTTAGAAACTTAGGAAAAAGATTAGCTATGAATACACCTATACAAGGAAGTGCTGCTGATGTTATAAAGATTGCCATGGTGAATGTATATAAAAAGCTTAAAGAAGAAAATTTAAAGTCAAAGCTTATTTTACAAGTTCACGATGAACTTATAATAGAGGCATATGAAGAGGAAATAGATAAAGTTGAGAAGATTTTGAAAAATGAAATGGAAAATGCTGTGAATATGAAGGTTAGACTTAATGTAGACCTTAATACAGGGAAATCATGGTATGAAACAAAGTAG
- a CDS encoding AlbA family DNA-binding domain-containing protein has product MDKNKISNLLKKPEGAKLDYKLKINLNTQAEKKELAKDILAIANTYGGRGHIIFGIEDKTKKIVGVQRDSYAEEKIQQILSNRIDPPVSIKMEYEEYEGKLLGILTIFKSSQKPHQLRQNGSFYIRRGSTTDIARRHEIASMFEESGIINTEMMPVTASNISEIDEKIVRIYCKKININEDISIELLENLGICIKIEDGNYVPTLGGLLVFGNHPQKYITSSSIRIIENLDEESNTKIFHGNIMYMLDEVEHYLKNILKNYNYSIEGLYECIRNSLVHRDYYDLTREIVIYLGKDKVEVNNPGVLIRGDNISTVVKEKNPSRRNDWIYQRLLILDDKMRFLGSGMGFNRIKNSFERKGSVKFINITKRNLFRAILPGVK; this is encoded by the coding sequence ATGGATAAAAATAAGATATCTAACCTTTTAAAAAAGCCTGAGGGTGCAAAGCTTGATTATAAATTGAAGATAAACTTGAATACTCAAGCAGAAAAAAAGGAATTGGCTAAAGATATACTAGCGATTGCTAATACATATGGAGGAAGAGGGCATATAATATTTGGAATTGAGGATAAGACTAAAAAGATAGTAGGTGTTCAAAGGGATTCTTATGCAGAGGAAAAAATACAGCAGATACTATCAAATAGAATAGATCCTCCAGTTAGTATAAAAATGGAATATGAAGAGTATGAGGGAAAATTATTAGGAATACTTACAATATTTAAGAGTAGTCAAAAACCTCATCAATTAAGGCAGAATGGAAGCTTTTATATAAGAAGGGGATCTACTACTGATATAGCGAGAAGACATGAGATTGCAAGTATGTTTGAAGAAAGTGGTATTATAAACACTGAAATGATGCCTGTTACTGCAAGTAATATAAGTGAAATAGATGAAAAAATAGTTCGTATATACTGTAAAAAGATAAATATTAATGAAGATATATCTATAGAACTGCTAGAAAATTTGGGTATATGCATAAAGATAGAAGATGGTAATTATGTACCTACGTTAGGAGGGTTATTGGTATTTGGAAATCATCCTCAAAAATATATAACAAGTTCATCTATAAGAATTATAGAAAATTTAGATGAAGAAAGTAACACAAAAATATTTCATGGAAATATAATGTATATGTTGGATGAGGTTGAACATTATCTTAAAAATATCTTAAAAAATTATAACTATTCTATAGAAGGGCTTTATGAATGTATTAGAAATAGCTTAGTTCATAGAGATTATTATGATTTAACAAGGGAGATAGTTATATATTTAGGAAAAGACAAAGTTGAAGTAAATAATCCAGGTGTACTTATCAGAGGAGATAATATAAGCACTGTAGTAAAAGAAAAAAATCCATCGAGAAGAAATGATTGGATATATCAAAGGTTATTAATATTAGATGATAAGATGAGATTTTTGGGGAGTGGAATGGGTTTTAATAGGATAAAAAATTCTTTTGAAAGAAAAGGTAGCGTTAAATTTATAAATATAACTAAAAGAAATTTATTTAGAGCTATTCTTCCAGGGGTAAAGTAA
- a CDS encoding selenium metabolism-associated LysR family transcriptional regulator, translating to MDFKQLETFIEIAKHKSFSKAAKELFLTQPTITTHIQNLEKELGTILINRNNKNISLTEPGEILYSHALEILNSRKKALFNLKEYEGKIEGIIDITSSSIPETYILPDILKSFINDFPDVKFTITHHDSHDAIDEILNEKVNFGFVGSKIPNSQIQYIDLIKDELVLIAPYDYNITSADSYVSISSLKKENFIMRKEGSGTRRVIINELKKNNLPLDYFNVIAHVESNEATKEMVKKGMGLSIVSNKSIIDDVSSKSLKIYKIKELDLQRKFYFIYSKKRINTPLEEKFIDHIKNFFE from the coding sequence ATGGATTTTAAACAACTCGAAACATTTATAGAAATAGCAAAACACAAAAGCTTCTCAAAAGCTGCAAAAGAACTGTTTTTAACACAACCCACTATAACTACCCATATTCAAAATCTCGAAAAAGAACTAGGTACAATCTTAATAAATAGAAATAACAAGAATATATCTTTAACTGAACCTGGAGAAATTCTTTATTCTCATGCTCTTGAAATACTAAATTCGAGAAAAAAAGCATTGTTCAATTTGAAGGAGTATGAGGGAAAAATAGAAGGTATTATAGATATAACCTCAAGTTCTATTCCTGAAACATATATATTGCCAGACATTTTAAAATCATTTATAAATGATTTTCCAGATGTAAAATTCACTATAACTCATCATGATTCACACGATGCAATAGATGAAATATTAAACGAAAAAGTAAACTTTGGATTTGTAGGTTCAAAAATTCCAAACTCACAAATACAGTATATAGACTTAATAAAGGATGAGCTGGTTTTAATAGCCCCTTATGATTATAATATTACATCTGCTGATTCATATGTGAGTATTTCTTCACTTAAAAAAGAAAATTTTATAATGAGAAAAGAAGGTTCGGGAACTAGAAGAGTTATAATAAATGAACTTAAAAAAAATAATCTTCCACTAGACTATTTTAATGTAATAGCTCATGTAGAAAGTAACGAGGCAACTAAAGAAATGGTTAAAAAAGGAATGGGACTTTCTATTGTATCTAATAAGTCTATAATAGATGATGTTAGCTCTAAATCATTAAAAATTTATAAAATAAAAGAATTAGATCTTCAAAGAAAATTCTACTTTATATATTCTAAAAAAAGAATAAACACACCTTTAGAAGAAAAATTCATAGATCATATAAAGAATTTTTTTGAATAA
- a CDS encoding aminopeptidase yields the protein MKLTHEFKNAWKNLKDGDMDAVMSYSKEYMDFLDNGKTERRCVDEIIKMAKEQGYISLEEALEAKNVKTGSKIYADNKGKGVALFVIGQKEIENGMKIVGSHIDSPRLDLKPFPLYEDGNLALLKTHYYGGIKKYQWTSIPLSMHGVVYTKDGNKVDVNIGDDANDPVVYISDLLIHLAKDQMGKKLSEGITGEGLNVLIGHIPLKDEEKDSVKKSVLKLLNEKYNMTEEDFLTAEIEIVPAGKARDVGLDRSMIAAYGHDDRVCTFAGLKGIFEVENPEYTAVGLFVDKEEVGSMGNTGMQSRFFENVVGEIINAQGDYNDLKLRRALSNSKVLSADVTCGFDPNFPDVVDKRNAAFIGHGVVVAKYTGARGKSGCNDANAEFLSEIRKTFDGNDVTWQVGELGKVDQGGGGTIAYILANYGAEVVDCGVALLSMHAPMELASKVDCYETFKAYRGFLK from the coding sequence ATGAAATTAACTCATGAATTTAAAAATGCATGGAAAAATTTAAAAGATGGGGATATGGATGCCGTAATGTCTTATTCTAAAGAATATATGGACTTTTTAGATAATGGAAAGACTGAAAGAAGATGTGTAGATGAGATAATTAAGATGGCAAAAGAGCAAGGATATATTTCGTTAGAAGAAGCTTTAGAAGCCAAAAATGTTAAAACAGGCTCTAAGATATATGCAGATAACAAGGGTAAAGGTGTAGCGTTATTTGTAATAGGACAAAAGGAAATAGAAAATGGTATGAAAATAGTTGGATCTCATATAGATTCACCAAGATTAGATTTAAAACCATTTCCACTGTATGAAGATGGTAATTTAGCTCTTTTAAAGACTCATTACTATGGGGGAATTAAAAAGTATCAATGGACATCTATTCCTTTAAGTATGCATGGTGTTGTTTATACTAAGGATGGAAATAAGGTTGATGTTAACATTGGTGACGATGCAAATGATCCTGTAGTATACATAAGTGATCTTTTAATACATTTAGCTAAGGACCAAATGGGTAAAAAACTTTCTGAAGGTATTACAGGTGAAGGGCTTAATGTCTTAATAGGACATATACCTTTAAAGGATGAAGAAAAGGATTCTGTTAAGAAGAGTGTATTAAAATTATTAAATGAAAAATACAATATGACAGAAGAAGATTTCTTAACTGCTGAAATTGAAATAGTTCCTGCTGGAAAGGCAAGAGATGTAGGTCTTGATAGATCTATGATTGCAGCTTATGGACACGATGATAGAGTTTGTACATTTGCAGGACTTAAAGGTATTTTTGAAGTTGAAAATCCTGAGTATACAGCTGTTGGATTATTTGTAGATAAAGAAGAAGTTGGTTCTATGGGTAATACAGGAATGCAATCTAGATTCTTTGAAAATGTAGTTGGAGAAATTATAAATGCTCAAGGCGATTATAATGATTTAAAATTAAGAAGAGCATTATCTAATTCAAAGGTGTTATCTGCAGATGTTACTTGTGGTTTTGATCCAAATTTCCCTGATGTTGTTGATAAGAGAAATGCAGCATTTATAGGCCATGGGGTAGTTGTAGCTAAGTACACAGGAGCTAGAGGAAAATCTGGTTGTAATGATGCAAATGCAGAATTCTTATCTGAAATAAGAAAGACTTTTGATGGAAATGATGTTACATGGCAAGTAGGAGAACTTGGAAAGGTAGACCAAGGTGGAGGCGGAACTATAGCCTACATATTAGCAAATTATGGAGCAGAGGTTGTAGACTGTGGAGTTGCTCTTTTAAGTATGCATGCACCTATGGAACTTGCAAGTAAAGTAGATTGCTATGAAACTTTCAAGGCTTATAGAGGATTTTTAAAGTAG
- a CDS encoding response regulator, which yields MRDNIKVMIVDDHSLMREGLAKILELEDEITIEAKACDGYEAIEYYRKKDIDVVLLDINMPNMNGIETLRKLKDMDSSSRVIMLTIYDEREYLIETLNLGANGYMLKDSESSSLVSAIINVYNGGSYVHPNLAGELLREINKRKDRNAAKEGLDSLTKREYEVLSLIADGLSNKEISEKLYISEKTVKNHVSSILRKLDVSDRTQAAIYAYKNNIKKL from the coding sequence ATGAGAGATAATATAAAAGTTATGATAGTGGATGATCATTCTCTTATGAGAGAAGGTCTTGCAAAAATATTGGAGCTTGAGGATGAGATAACTATTGAAGCTAAGGCTTGTGATGGATATGAAGCTATAGAATACTATAGAAAAAAAGATATAGATGTAGTTTTATTAGACATTAATATGCCTAATATGAATGGTATAGAAACTTTAAGAAAATTAAAGGATATGGATTCATCTAGCAGGGTAATAATGTTGACTATATATGATGAAAGAGAATATCTTATAGAAACTTTGAATCTAGGAGCTAATGGATATATGCTTAAAGATTCAGAATCGTCAAGTTTGGTTTCTGCAATAATAAACGTATATAATGGCGGAAGTTATGTTCATCCAAATCTTGCAGGGGAATTATTAAGAGAAATAAACAAAAGAAAAGATAGAAATGCAGCTAAAGAGGGCTTAGATAGTTTAACTAAGAGAGAATATGAAGTATTATCTCTTATCGCTGATGGTCTTAGCAATAAAGAAATTTCAGAAAAACTTTACATAAGTGAGAAAACTGTAAAAAATCATGTTTCTAGTATATTAAGAAAGCTTGATGTATCAGATAGAACTCAGGCAGCTATATATGCATATAAAAACAATATAAAGAAATTATAA
- a CDS encoding sensor histidine kinase encodes MNGEEVVVNFNEIFNKVIDTIKNSQDEVMSMYESVHNECEKMRIDLENFRARVKFLIDEVEYLEKEEKKSKQRLASISKNFHNQTEEQIRQAYEDAKCIQVKLTLKREEEKNIIRSRNDLEIRLKKMNDILEKGELYMSKMKSVVDFLMGDLENVSQKMTSLEGKAQIGMEIIKSQEEERRRIVRDIHDGPAQSMASLVIKSEIMNRLLDKDIELSRDELKNIKKILRTTLRDLRRIMYDLSPTSLDDLGLIPTIERAISDIEYENDVNIGLIVLNDTKIMHPLVRITTFRVIQESLNNVCKHSKASNVKIKLDINNKRVAGIVEDDGIGFNMDCDRLEGSLGVGFMRERASLLDGQLKIDSKIGEGTKVIFAFPNKEVNDER; translated from the coding sequence GTGAATGGAGAAGAGGTAGTCGTAAATTTTAATGAAATATTCAATAAGGTGATAGACACCATAAAGAATAGCCAAGATGAAGTTATGTCTATGTATGAAAGTGTACATAATGAGTGTGAAAAAATGAGAATAGACTTAGAAAACTTCAGGGCACGAGTTAAGTTTTTGATAGATGAGGTTGAATACTTAGAAAAAGAGGAAAAAAAGAGTAAACAAAGATTAGCATCTATAAGTAAGAATTTCCATAATCAAACAGAAGAGCAAATAAGACAGGCATACGAAGATGCTAAATGTATACAGGTAAAGCTTACATTGAAAAGAGAAGAAGAAAAAAATATAATAAGAAGTAGAAATGATCTTGAAATAAGACTTAAGAAAATGAATGATATACTAGAAAAAGGCGAACTATATATGTCTAAGATGAAATCTGTTGTTGATTTTCTGATGGGAGATTTAGAAAATGTATCTCAGAAGATGACCTCGTTAGAGGGTAAAGCCCAGATTGGAATGGAGATAATAAAATCACAAGAGGAAGAAAGAAGAAGAATAGTTAGAGACATTCACGATGGACCAGCACAGAGCATGGCTTCTTTAGTAATAAAGTCTGAAATAATGAATAGACTTTTAGATAAAGATATAGAATTATCTAGAGATGAACTTAAAAATATAAAGAAAATTCTTAGGACTACACTTAGAGATTTAAGAAGAATTATGTATGATTTAAGTCCAACATCATTAGATGATTTAGGGTTGATACCTACAATAGAAAGAGCTATATCAGATATAGAGTATGAGAATGATGTGAATATAGGTTTGATTGTACTTAACGATACAAAAATAATGCATCCTTTGGTTAGGATAACTACATTTAGAGTTATACAGGAATCTTTAAATAATGTATGTAAGCATTCTAAAGCATCTAATGTTAAAATTAAACTCGATATAAATAATAAAAGAGTAGCCGGTATTGTTGAGGATGATGGTATCGGATTTAATATGGATTGTGATCGTTTAGAAGGATCATTAGGAGTAGGCTTTATGAGGGAAAGAGCATCTTTACTAGATGGCCAATTAAAAATAGATAGTAAAATAGGGGAAGGAACTAAGGTTATATTTGCTTTTCCTAATAAGGAGGTAAATGATGAGAGATAA
- a CDS encoding chemotaxis protein CheW: MAEKKYVIFKLNDEEYGVDIMKVKEVSEVKEIVKVPNTPNFVDGIINIRGDVTPIINLKKRFHLREDIESYEVSRIIVANIAGKMIGFLVDDASHVISMEDTDIEPAPEIIAGSEKEYIEGIGKIGSRMIIILNLEEVLDENEKNSINSIEL; this comes from the coding sequence ATGGCTGAAAAAAAATATGTTATTTTCAAACTTAACGATGAAGAGTATGGAGTAGACATAATGAAGGTTAAGGAAGTCAGTGAAGTTAAGGAGATTGTTAAAGTTCCAAATACTCCTAATTTTGTAGATGGAATTATAAACATAAGGGGAGATGTAACTCCTATAATAAATTTAAAAAAGAGATTCCATTTACGTGAAGATATAGAATCTTATGAGGTATCTAGAATTATTGTAGCTAATATAGCGGGTAAAATGATAGGATTTTTAGTAGATGATGCTTCTCATGTAATATCTATGGAGGATACTGATATAGAACCAGCTCCAGAAATAATAGCAGGATCTGAGAAAGAGTATATTGAAGGTATTGGAAAAATTGGTTCTAGAATGATAATAATATTAAATCTTGAAGAAGTTTTAGATGAAAATGAAAAAAATAGTATAAACAGTATTGAGCTTTAG
- a CDS encoding DUF896 domain-containing protein yields the protein MLSKEKIDRINYLAKKAKAEGLNDEEKREQQDLRKEYIENFRKDFREKLECIEVVD from the coding sequence ATGTTATCTAAGGAAAAAATAGATAGAATAAATTATTTAGCAAAAAAAGCTAAAGCAGAAGGTTTAAATGACGAAGAAAAAAGAGAACAACAAGATTTAAGAAAAGAATATATAGAAAATTTCAGAAAAGATTTCAGAGAAAAATTAGAGTGTATAGAAGTTGTAGATTAA
- the pdxR gene encoding MocR-like pyridoxine biosynthesis transcription factor PdxR has protein sequence MKKYEFDIIADNIPKYVQIYKNIKNMIESEKITKNEKLPPIRKISNLLGVNTSTIVKAYELLENEGYIYKIVGSGSYASEIKNYKQVSSIIDDKIIGFDSGNPSTDIFPIENFKKAINMALQNEGASLFEYDEGLGYPSLRNSICDYLKSLNIYTDPSTIQIISGAQQGIDIICKTLINYGDVIFCEEPTYSGALEIFKNKGAKVMQVPLLSDGMDIGILKLKLEKIRPKLLYVMPNYQNPTGISYSKQKKKKLIELANEYDFYILEDDFLSDFKFYSEDNNTLKSYDDSNRVIYIKSFSKILMPGLRVGFMDIPIGILNKVIWAKYSSDIVTSSLVQKSLYYYMKYYDFKNHLKNVEQTYKIRFDSITDLIETRLSSRIEFNKPTGGINFFMSLPKGYSSIDFRNYLIQYGVSIMPGNYFFDNPIEDSFFRINIASTNCEQIQKGISIIDKNLDDFLLKYKNNVDFKNSRMFF, from the coding sequence ATGAAAAAATACGAATTCGACATAATTGCAGATAATATTCCTAAGTATGTTCAGATATATAAGAATATTAAAAATATGATAGAGAGTGAAAAGATTACAAAGAATGAAAAGCTGCCACCTATAAGAAAAATATCAAATTTATTGGGTGTTAATACATCTACTATAGTAAAGGCATATGAACTATTAGAAAATGAAGGATATATATATAAGATAGTAGGAAGTGGAAGCTATGCATCAGAGATTAAGAATTATAAGCAAGTATCTTCAATTATAGATGATAAAATTATAGGATTTGATTCTGGGAATCCATCTACAGATATATTTCCTATTGAGAATTTTAAGAAAGCTATAAATATGGCTCTTCAAAATGAAGGTGCTTCTTTATTTGAATATGACGAAGGTCTTGGATATCCATCTCTTAGGAATTCAATATGTGATTATTTAAAAAGTTTAAATATATATACAGATCCATCTACAATACAAATAATATCTGGTGCACAGCAAGGAATAGATATTATTTGTAAAACACTTATTAACTATGGGGATGTTATATTTTGTGAAGAGCCTACGTATAGTGGAGCTTTAGAAATATTTAAAAACAAGGGTGCGAAAGTAATGCAGGTTCCATTATTAAGTGATGGAATGGATATTGGTATTTTAAAGCTAAAATTAGAAAAAATAAGGCCTAAGCTTTTATATGTTATGCCAAATTATCAAAATCCAACGGGAATATCATATTCTAAACAGAAAAAGAAAAAACTCATAGAACTTGCAAATGAATATGATTTTTATATATTAGAGGATGATTTTTTAAGTGATTTTAAATTTTATTCAGAAGATAATAATACATTAAAATCATATGATGATTCTAATAGAGTTATATATATTAAGAGTTTTTCAAAAATATTAATGCCTGGTCTTAGAGTGGGATTTATGGATATACCTATAGGAATTTTAAATAAGGTAATATGGGCTAAATATTCAAGTGATATAGTTACATCAAGTTTAGTTCAAAAATCACTGTATTATTATATGAAATATTACGATTTTAAAAATCATTTGAAAAATGTAGAACAAACGTATAAAATAAGATTTGATAGTATAACTGACTTAATAGAAACGAGGTTATCTTCTAGAATAGAATTTAATAAGCCAACAGGGGGGATAAACTTCTTTATGTCTCTTCCAAAAGGATACTCTTCAATTGATTTTAGAAATTATTTGATACAATATGGTGTTTCTATTATGCCTGGGAACTATTTTTTTGATAATCCTATAGAAGATAGTTTTTTTAGGATAAATATAGCATCTACAAATTGTGAACAAATACAAAAGGGAATAAGTATAATAGATAAAAATTTAGATGATTTTTTATTAAAGTATAAAAACAATGTTGATTTTAAAAATAGTAGGATGTTTTTTTAG